One Diospyros lotus cultivar Yz01 chromosome 1, ASM1463336v1, whole genome shotgun sequence genomic window carries:
- the LOC127809315 gene encoding uncharacterized protein LOC127809315 isoform X1: protein MKGHEAKMPRMEDILNLPVQNPPFPEFSAAHLAWVKVEGGRQGGDDIALIPYARVDDFVKGESANAECPASFRVESRRKRPEGSVRKPRVDGYLEYTLYWCSYGPEDYRESESGIADGANIKPASGKGSRPGRRHMMRGCLCHFTVKRLYTRPLLALIIYNQRNHVDKTGAPCHGILDRDAVGTRAMYAPRISEELRQKVLSMLYVGISLDNIMQHHMEEVQRHGGPHNRDDFLTRSDVRNMERLVHNSSHELHQNDDCSVKMWVQRHQKHVFYFQDKFGSQPFILGIQTDWQLQQMLRYGHNGSVASHSSFGLKKLKYPLCSLLVFDSSRNAIPVVWVIGSLFFVQDIHKWMMPLVQRIRDKDNRWRPNAFLVDDPSFDTSIIRETFQCRVLICIWHIRRAWVKNLLKKCCNFDVQREMLKHLGRILYCTRSPANTSDAVEEFMQIFVDQCTFMDYFRNKWLPKIELWVASIRTLPATSQELYSAIEAYHLRLKSKVFSELHASSWQRLDWLIHTLTTEFHSIYWLDQYIIETGYFESLRTGSLSTNSWYQAMHIPDVDVLLDETNLQLAKVISQTDQTVVYTIWNPGSDFSLCDCPWSKLGNLCKHNVKVAILCKNRQVARPLLVAQVYRQALLNLLQNPPDDPLVLDHAVLHATRLQQNIKDLEDLSNSGMLQPLPPETNSQMVDPPF from the exons ATGAAGGGTCATGAAGCAAAG ATGCCTAGAATGGAGGATATTTTAAACCTCCCTGTCCAAAATCCACCTTTTCCAGAGTTTTCTGCAGCTCATCTAGCTTGGGTGAAAGTAGAAGGTGGTCGACAAGGTGGTGATGATATTGCTCTAATTCCATATGCTAGAGTGGATGACTTTGTAAAAGGAGAATCTGCCAATGCAGAATGCCCAGCTAGCTTCCGGGTTGAGTCAAGAAGGAAAAGACCTGAAGGGAGTGTCAGAAAACCAAGGGTTGATGGCTACCTGGAATATACGCT ATACTGGTGTTCTTATGGTCCAGAAGACTACCGGGAGAGTGAGTCTGGTATTGCGGATGGTGCAAACATTAAGCCTGCATCAGGCAAGGGCAGCAGGCCTGGGAGACGTCACATGATGAGAGGATGCCTTTGCCATTTTACTGTTAAACGTTTGTACACCCGCCCCCTTCTTGCCCTGATAATCTACAACCAGCGAAACCATGTAGATAAAACAGGGGCACCTTGCCATGGGATACTAGACCGTGATGCTGTGGGAACAAGAGCTATGTATGCTCCTCGTATTTCAGAGGAACTACGTCAAAAAGTCTTATCTATGCTCTATGTTGGAATATCGTTGGATAATATAATGCAGCATCACATGGAGGAGGTGCAAAGGCATGGAGGGCCTCACAACCGTGATGATTTTCTCACTCGCAGTGATGTCCGTAACATGGAAAGGCTTGTTCACAACTCTTCTCATGAGTTGCATCAAAATGATGATTGTAGTGTAAAGATGTGGGTGCAACGCCACCAGAAACATGTGTTctactttcaagataaatttggTTCACAAccatttattttaggaatacaGACAGATTGGCAATTGCAGCAGATGCTCCGTTACGGACATAATGGTTCGGTAGCTTCACATTCATCTTTTGGCTTGAAAAAGCTAAAG TATCCTCTGTGTTCATTACTCGTATTTGACTCATCAAGGAATGCAATTCCAGTTGTCTGGGTCATTGGTTCTCTCTTTTTTGTTCAAGATATCCATAAATGGATGATGCCACTTGTTCAGAGGATCCGAGACAAGGACAACCGGTGGAGACCAAATGCCTTCTTAGTGGATGATCCTTCTTTTGACACATCTATTATCAG GGAGACTTTTCAATGTCGGGTCCTAATATGCATTTGGCATATCCGCCGTGCCTGGGTAAAGAACCTCTTAAAGAAATGCTGCAACTTTGACGTGCAGCGAGAGATGCTGAAGCACTTAGGGCGGATCTTATACTGCACAAGAAGTCCTGCAAACACTTCAGATGCAGTTGAAGAGTTTATGCAAATATTCGTCGATCAATGCACCTTTATGGACTACTTTAGAAATAAGTGGCTACCAAAGATAG AACTGTGGGTGGCCAGCATAAGGACACTCCCTGCAACAAGCCAGGAACTTTATTCTGCAATTGAGGCATATCATCTTAGATTGAAATCTAAAGTTTTCAGTGAGCTACATGCTAGTTCCTGGCAGAGACTTGACTGGTTGATCCACACATTGACAACTGAATTTCACTCCATATACTGGCTTGATCAGTACATAATAGAGACAGGGTACTTTGAAAGTCTAAGGACTGGGTCCCTCTCAACCAACTCTTGGTATCAGGCTATGCACATCCCAGATGTTGATGTGTTGTTGGATGAAACAAATCTCCAGCTTGCAAAAGTCATTTCTCAAACAGATCAGACTGTTGTATACACAATTTGGAATCCCGGTTCAGATTTCTCACTTTGTGATTGCCCCTGGTCAAAGCTGGGGAACCTCTGTAAGCACAATGTTAAGGTAGCAATCTTATGTAAAAATCGGCAAGTTGCTAGGCCATTATTGGTGGCTCAAGTTTATCGGCAGGCTCTGCTTAACCTTCTGCAGAACCCTCCAGATGATCCTCTAGTTCTTGATCATGCAGTTTTACATGCAACAAGATTGcaacaaaatatcaaagatCTGGAAGATTTATCTAATAGTGGGATGCTTCAGCCTTTACCCCCTGAAACGAATTCTCAAATGGTGGATCCTCCTTTTTAG
- the LOC127797423 gene encoding molybdate transporter 1: protein METQTHENPSPGTLPEPPTSAFPASVVDKVKANLVFKSKWAELNGAMGDLGTYIPIVLALTLARDLDLGTTLIFTGVYNIVTGAIYGVPMPVQPMKSIAAVAISNHAFGIPEVMAAGIWTAAILFVLGVTGLMQVVYKLIPLSVVRGIQLAQGLYFAMTAVKYIRKEQNFSQSKSAGERPWLGLDGLVLALVCAAFIIFVNGAGDDEDDQSDETTSRKRNRLRKFIANLPSAFIIFLLGIILSILREPRAVKGFKFGPSSLEVVKISKQAWKEGFLKGTVPQLPLSILNSVVAVCKLSSDLFPGKEFTATSVAVTVGAMNLVGCWFGAMPCCHGAGGLAGQYKFGGRSGGCVAVGLVLGSSFVRVLERFPVGVLGVLLLFAGIELAMCSRDMNTKEDSFVMLLCTAVSLVGSSAAIGFVCGILAHLLLNLRRVRRLGQRQSLLANV from the exons ATGGAGACCCAAACCCACGAAAACCCCTCTCCCGGAACCCTGCCGGAGCCACCCACTTCGGCGTTTCCGGCCTCCGTGGTGGATAAAGTGAAAGCCAACTTGGTTTTCAAGTCCAAATGGGCCGAATTGAATGGCGCAATGGGGGATTTGGGGACTTATATCCCCATAGTCTTGGCCTTGACATTAGCCAGGGACTTGGATCTCGGCACCACATTAATCTTCACCGGCGTCTACAATATCGTCACCGGCGCCATCTACGGCGTCCCGATGCCCGTCCAGCCCATGAAGTCCATCGCAGCCGTGGCCATCTCCAACCACGCGTTCGGCATCCCGGAGGTCATGGCAGCCGGAATCTGGACGGCGGCGATTCTCTTTGTACTGGGCGTTACAGGCTTGATGCAGGTCGTCTACAAGCTGATCCCGCTCTCTGTGGTTCGCGGAATTCAGCTGGCTCAGGGCTTGTATTTTGCCATGACAGCCGTTAAGTACATAAGAAAAGAGCAAAACTTTTCTCAGTCCAAGTCGGCTGGGGAGAGGCCTTGGCTCGGCTTAGATGGCCTGGTTTTGGCTCTCGTTTGTGCTGCTTTCATCATCTTTGTCAATGGAGCAGGCG ACGATGAAGATGATCAAAGTGATGAAACCACTTCGAGAAAAAGAAACAGGCTGAGAAAATTCATAGCCAATCTTCCTTCGGCTTTCATTATCTTCTTGCTCGGCATCATCTTGTCGATTTTGAGGGAGCCTCGAGCAGTGAAAGGGTTCAAGTTTGGCCCGTCTTCCCTGGAAGTTGTAAAGATATCCAAACAGGCGTGGAAAGAAGGGTTTTTGAAGGGAACAGTGCCTCAGCTTCCACTATCAATTCTGAACTCCGTGGTTGCGGTTTGTAAGCTGTCGTCCGACCTTTTTCCGGGGAAGGAATTCACGGCGACGTCGGTGGCAGTCACGGTAGGGGCGATGAACCTGGTGGGGTGCTGGTTCGGAGCCATGCCATGCTGCCACGGCGCCGGGGGGCTGGCGGGGCAGTACAAATTCGGCGGGCGCAGCGGCGGCTGCGTGGCGGTGGGGCTGGTGTTGGGGAGCTCTTTCGTGAGGGTGTTGGAGCGGTTTCCGGTGGGCGTCCTCGGCGTGCTGCTGCTCTTCGCCGGAATTGAATTGGCCATGTGTTCGAGGGACATGAACACGAAGGAGGATTCGTTCGTGATGCTTCTGTGCACGGCGGTGTCGTTGGTCGGATCCAGCGCTGCGATTGGGTTTGTGTGTGGGATTTTGGCGCATTTGCTGCTTAACCTCAGGAGAGTCAGGAGACTTGGTCAACGTCAATCTCTTTTAGCGAATGTTTGA
- the LOC127809315 gene encoding uncharacterized protein LOC127809315 isoform X2: MMRGCLCHFTVKRLYTRPLLALIIYNQRNHVDKTGAPCHGILDRDAVGTRAMYAPRISEELRQKVLSMLYVGISLDNIMQHHMEEVQRHGGPHNRDDFLTRSDVRNMERLVHNSSHELHQNDDCSVKMWVQRHQKHVFYFQDKFGSQPFILGIQTDWQLQQMLRYGHNGSVASHSSFGLKKLKYPLCSLLVFDSSRNAIPVVWVIGSLFFVQDIHKWMMPLVQRIRDKDNRWRPNAFLVDDPSFDTSIIRETFQCRVLICIWHIRRAWVKNLLKKCCNFDVQREMLKHLGRILYCTRSPANTSDAVEEFMQIFVDQCTFMDYFRNKWLPKIELWVASIRTLPATSQELYSAIEAYHLRLKSKVFSELHASSWQRLDWLIHTLTTEFHSIYWLDQYIIETGYFESLRTGSLSTNSWYQAMHIPDVDVLLDETNLQLAKVISQTDQTVVYTIWNPGSDFSLCDCPWSKLGNLCKHNVKVAILCKNRQVARPLLVAQVYRQALLNLLQNPPDDPLVLDHAVLHATRLQQNIKDLEDLSNSGMLQPLPPETNSQMVDPPF; this comes from the exons ATGATGAGAGGATGCCTTTGCCATTTTACTGTTAAACGTTTGTACACCCGCCCCCTTCTTGCCCTGATAATCTACAACCAGCGAAACCATGTAGATAAAACAGGGGCACCTTGCCATGGGATACTAGACCGTGATGCTGTGGGAACAAGAGCTATGTATGCTCCTCGTATTTCAGAGGAACTACGTCAAAAAGTCTTATCTATGCTCTATGTTGGAATATCGTTGGATAATATAATGCAGCATCACATGGAGGAGGTGCAAAGGCATGGAGGGCCTCACAACCGTGATGATTTTCTCACTCGCAGTGATGTCCGTAACATGGAAAGGCTTGTTCACAACTCTTCTCATGAGTTGCATCAAAATGATGATTGTAGTGTAAAGATGTGGGTGCAACGCCACCAGAAACATGTGTTctactttcaagataaatttggTTCACAAccatttattttaggaatacaGACAGATTGGCAATTGCAGCAGATGCTCCGTTACGGACATAATGGTTCGGTAGCTTCACATTCATCTTTTGGCTTGAAAAAGCTAAAG TATCCTCTGTGTTCATTACTCGTATTTGACTCATCAAGGAATGCAATTCCAGTTGTCTGGGTCATTGGTTCTCTCTTTTTTGTTCAAGATATCCATAAATGGATGATGCCACTTGTTCAGAGGATCCGAGACAAGGACAACCGGTGGAGACCAAATGCCTTCTTAGTGGATGATCCTTCTTTTGACACATCTATTATCAG GGAGACTTTTCAATGTCGGGTCCTAATATGCATTTGGCATATCCGCCGTGCCTGGGTAAAGAACCTCTTAAAGAAATGCTGCAACTTTGACGTGCAGCGAGAGATGCTGAAGCACTTAGGGCGGATCTTATACTGCACAAGAAGTCCTGCAAACACTTCAGATGCAGTTGAAGAGTTTATGCAAATATTCGTCGATCAATGCACCTTTATGGACTACTTTAGAAATAAGTGGCTACCAAAGATAG AACTGTGGGTGGCCAGCATAAGGACACTCCCTGCAACAAGCCAGGAACTTTATTCTGCAATTGAGGCATATCATCTTAGATTGAAATCTAAAGTTTTCAGTGAGCTACATGCTAGTTCCTGGCAGAGACTTGACTGGTTGATCCACACATTGACAACTGAATTTCACTCCATATACTGGCTTGATCAGTACATAATAGAGACAGGGTACTTTGAAAGTCTAAGGACTGGGTCCCTCTCAACCAACTCTTGGTATCAGGCTATGCACATCCCAGATGTTGATGTGTTGTTGGATGAAACAAATCTCCAGCTTGCAAAAGTCATTTCTCAAACAGATCAGACTGTTGTATACACAATTTGGAATCCCGGTTCAGATTTCTCACTTTGTGATTGCCCCTGGTCAAAGCTGGGGAACCTCTGTAAGCACAATGTTAAGGTAGCAATCTTATGTAAAAATCGGCAAGTTGCTAGGCCATTATTGGTGGCTCAAGTTTATCGGCAGGCTCTGCTTAACCTTCTGCAGAACCCTCCAGATGATCCTCTAGTTCTTGATCATGCAGTTTTACATGCAACAAGATTGcaacaaaatatcaaagatCTGGAAGATTTATCTAATAGTGGGATGCTTCAGCCTTTACCCCCTGAAACGAATTCTCAAATGGTGGATCCTCCTTTTTAG
- the LOC127808294 gene encoding FCS-Like Zinc finger 10-like — MLRERSRLQHQKDQQIIGHLISDSDSESCVHQYDVLGHKKKTNCVLNAPGVFVGFSPKASESDSVRSPTSPLDFRLFSNLVNPFRSPRLAPEPEGHHKSWNCRKVGLRIIDSLDDDAPPSGKILRSWDGRNILLAPHWSIRMPNFQTRIDSSGAPKSLPKNYGVSGRPRVKPPNLQMGDSDVLSGIRETPFEPEPFEKVLSCSLDSARSWSLVTTSTNHSSSSTNSSSGNFGPGNGRNPENSSATKLNPASISISSAQCFTGSLSASEIELSEDYTCVKTYGPYPKTTHIFGDCIFECHDSTITGSPKKLKTATECPAFYPAGDFMSCCYSCKKRLEGEDIYIYRGEKAFCSESCRSQEILMEEEKKGMDVSSSPRNSDKEKSESSSMFFVT, encoded by the exons ATGCTGAGGGAAAGGAGCAGATTGCAGCATCAGAAAGATCAACAGATAATAGGTCACCTAATCTCTGATAGTGATTCCGAGTCTTGCGTTCATCAATATGATGTTTTGGGGCACAAAAAGAAAACCAATTGTGTTTTGAATGCCCCTGGCGTGTTTGTGGGGTTCAGTCCCAAGGCCTCAGAATCTGATTCAGTTAGAAGCCCTACTTCTCCATTGGACTTTAGGCTATTTTCAAATCTAGTAAACCCATTTAGGTCCCCAAGATTGGCCCCTGAGCCCGAGGGGCATCACAAGAGCTGGAATTGCAGAAAAGTAGGGCTCCGGATTATAGATTCTCTTGATGATGATGCACCACCCTCGGGGAAAATTCTCCGGTCATGGGATGGTAGGAATATTCTCCTTGCACCGCATTGGAGCATCAGAATGCCAAATTTTCAAACCCGGATTGATTCTTCCGGAGCACCCAAGTCACTGCCCAAAAACTATGGAGTTTCTGGTCGCCCCAGGGTTAAACCGCCAAATCTCCAAATGGGTGACTCCGATGTCTTGTCTGGCATCAGAGAAACCCCATTTGAACCCGAACCATTCGAAAAGGTCCTGTCTTGTTCACTGGACTCTGCAAGGTCCTGGTCCCTTGTAACCACTTCAACCAACCATAGTAGTAGTAGTACCAATTCGAGTTCTGGGAATTTCGGTCCTGGAAATGGAAGAAACCCAGAAAACTCGTCAGCCACGAAGCTGAATCCCGCATCTATTTCCATCAGCTCAGCCCAATGTTTTACCGGGTCGCTCTCTGCCAGCGAGATTGAGCTCTCTGAAGACTATACTTGTGTAAAAACATACGGCCCCTACCCAAAAACAACCCATATTTTTGGCGACTGTATTTTTGAATGTCACGACAGCACCATAACCGGTTCTcctaaaaaactgaaaacagcTACCGAATGCCCTGCTTTCTATCCCGCCGGTGACTTTATGAGCTGCTGTTACTCCTGCAAGAAGAGACTAGAGGGAGAGGACATTTACATTTACAG GGGCGAGAAAGCATTTTGCAGTGAGAGCTGCAGGTCGCAGGAGATTTTgatggaggaggagaagaaaggcATGGACGTTTCTTCTTCTCCTAGAAACTCGGACAAGGAGAAGAGTGAAAGCAGCAGCATGTTTTTTgttacatga
- the LOC127813894 gene encoding uncharacterized protein LOC127813894 — translation MYHICTRLKKTTTSAMDAGLTVSGSKVWWVVVFCLLGVTALGDEQQSSRRGTYACWGGCYNECVLQEGKEPSERVPCFLGCLGSCFDHLGSDLLYYCRLGCSLVSCVRYRSDGGNLDGCLQNCSSNACRSSAA, via the exons ATGTACCACATTTGCACTCGGTTGAAGAAGACGACGACGTCCGCCATGGATGCTGGATTAACAGTGAGTGGGAGCAAGGTTTGGTGGGTGGTGGTTTTTTGCCTTCTTGGAGTGACTGCGTTGGGCGACGAACAACAGAGCTCGCGGCGAGGGACTTATGCTTGTTGGGGAGGCTGCTACAATGAATGTGTTCTTCAAGAGGGGAAAGAGCCATCCGAGAGGGTTCCCTGTTTCTTGGGTTGCCTAGGAAGCTGCTTCGATCACCTTGGGTCTGATCTACTCTACTACTGCCGCCTTGGTTGTTCCCTGGTTTCTTGCGTCAGATACAGATCTG ATGGAGGAAACCTGGACGGGTGCTTACAGAACTGCTCCAGCAATGCCTGCAGAAGCAGCGCTGCCTAG